The following proteins are co-located in the Fusarium verticillioides 7600 chromosome 7, whole genome shotgun sequence genome:
- a CDS encoding hypothetical protein (At least one base has a quality score < 10), with protein sequence MANDERENSQSPKAQAPSPSPSPSGTRDGSRPQTAHRVSHTGSDDLEATETSEMTDDTAADTSQAQPTNPTTATSPHDIAITVDDTHAKSQTRIIPQSTSNPPTSHEDSMLHLPGHSAPETSYFDPISVDVTRGHDDSLTEEDVRRHLRDVESSFLPALSPIPTASTNQEGGVDDTYQFDSPTKKPAPAPQPLQRHQEEEEDHDVTVASTNTSGFENFSSPTAAATRRTISRAVSMASQPDNRNTSYDESEKDDTEQESSQVSSAGDNEAPLSRTHSLSEKVDAGSTPGQSLRSRRPKYLRSRFGSQRSSTSSFATNPESHEGSDMTVGLGTDYALQSGGAVPAIGLLRNPSNPMLRSISIGSMGSVGSAFGAEDYTDTSLPQLEPLHEVDSPERQRQDLLETPKPSKEGFTTAPTDTVIARHVRNVQVPESLPKEYKYKGGLETPRKHSSITMGSVNTARSGKNLTLKEQSSTIERLSKENFDLKLKVMFLSDRLDKLSEEGIKEMISENVDLKTGLAVLQRDNKVLRRRVKELEKQVRDEGERPSTAHSGASSTDQTARMGDEEREEELIFLRERVEEYATEIERLRSESLTKENERRKFADIVRSLGERNSGNMEREEEADVWKDLLEQETARREQADDENKRLREEVFKLKQDMSSLTSGGGLHHTTNIYNITKKHRDGNVSPGRPVSGLSGDMEGSNGNFSAATTLVDELRRESEQLRHENAELRREVGAQTSMLTSRNREKERLYQEIEDLKMAQRRGRPAPSTIDSLLERSASQVGGMERPQSRGSMKTRTQIEEEADREELENKMNEMRDKLSEVKLQNQELQRELEICMEDFEAAIGDKRQAEEAAMTLQEDLNNAMNDLVALQSERDEALREQNEMESEFEALRKEAQEEIDALESEADQQAEEMQRVQADLQDRSENFDALQEEMRKMSEALIRLEDDQENKLRRIQQLEQELDSSNKELEELEQKLMEANDKNQRLSVQQESSQGEIAFLREEQETDKIRIGDLEAAMANAEQSIREEKERVKELENRLQQERHQREIVADQEKEEVQQFVNELNREASAAKDEARRLRKNLTSREVEATEWKERLMELENNLREALGDLNGTRSSLLKSIAKLQRELENTIRDLDASKAALVEKDRIIKMRDSLLESHALESRKLAELLDKERIAHRNTKSQYDTFQKSHQHLTRTASSQDVRIAELETNKSQDRRRIAQLEQSMRDQLQERNELLLQLWHKLSKLCGREWVHGNSLIDRQVLPSIEVIANRLPSFTKNLMAAVKAIENMIGSFEVRIKSVERDLHREYQTLESNLEVRTKKLDRLETMVRNSVASGSLSHDARYSRLEEAYRQLKVENATLRTANDVRARASYSSTELVPHSPSPSVPRGPNDQRTSRSKSRSTITRAHTTTALPGSSAGGLGLRDMAALSEENNGAANDNRWLFRLRDMEYKLKMEREGRNQDRHAARQRLGGLEMENRDLKERMKRALGDLD encoded by the exons atggccaacgaTGAGCGAGAAAACAGCCAGAGCCCAAAGGCTCAGGCTCCCAGCCCAAGCCCGAGTCCAAGCGGCACCAGGGACGGGTCGCGTCCACAGACGGCCCATCGCGTCTCACACACCGGCAGCGATGATCTCGAGGCCACTGAGACATCAGAGATGACTGACGATACAGCCGCCGACACGTCGCAGGCCCAGCCAACAAACCCAACCACAGCGACATCTCCACACGACATTGCGATAACCGTTGATGATACGCACGCAAAATCTCAGACCCGGATAATTCCCCAGAGCACCAGCAATCCCCCCACAAGCCACGAAGACTCGATGCTGCATTTGCCTGGCCACTCTGCCCCTGAAACTAGCTACTTCGACCCTATTTCCGTCGATGTCACACGAGGACATGACGACTCCTTGACTGAGGAGGACGTTAGACGCCACCTGAGAGACGTGGAGTCTAGCTTCTTGCCCGCCTTGTCACCCATTCCAACAGCATCCACGAACCAGGAGGGCGGCGTCGACGACACGTACCAATTCGACTCCCCGACAAAAAAGCCTGCGCCTGCTCCCCAACCTTTACAGCGAcatcaggaagaagaggaggatcaCGATGTAACTGTCGCGAGCACGAATACTTCCGGCTTTGAGAACTTTTCATCACCGACTGCTGCTGCAACACGAAGAACTATTTCGCGCGCCGTTAGCATGGCGAGTCAGCCTGACAATCGCAACACAAGCTACGACGAGAGCGAAAAGGACGACACGGAACAAGAGAGCTCACAGGTATCCAGCGCTGGTGATAACGAGGCCCCTTTATCGAGAACACATTCCTTGTCCGAAAAAGTCGATGCGGGCAGCACCCCTGGTCAATCGCTTCGAAGCCGACGACCAAAATATCTGCGCAGTCGTTTTGGAAGCCAGCGATCGTCGACATCCTCATTTGCTACGAACCCCGAGTCTCACGAAGGCAGTGACATGaccgttggtcttggtaccGATTACGCTTTACAATCTGGCGGTGCAGTCCCCGCCATTGGATTGCTACGAAATCCCAGCAATCCGATGCTACGATCCATCAGCATAGGGAGCATGGGCAGTGTTGGATCGGCATTCGGCGCTGAGGATTACACAGATACTTCTTTACCGCAACTCGAACCGCTGCACGAAGTCGATAGTCCAGAACGACAGCGACAGGATTTGCTAGAGACACCGAAGCCCTCTAAGGAAGGGTTCACCACAGCGCCTACTGATACGGTCATCGCGCGGCATGTTAGAAACGTCCAGGTACCCGAGTCTCTGCCCAAGGAGTACAAGTACAAGGGTGGACTTGAAACACCCCGGAAACATTCCTCAATCACCATGGGTTCCGTCAACACCGCCCGATCGGGCAAGAACTTGACGCTCAAAGAACAGAGCAGCACAATTGAGAGGCTGTCAAAGGAGAACTTcgatctcaagctcaaagttATGTTCTTGAGCGATCGTCTTGACAAGCTGTCGGAAGAGGGTATCAAGGAAATGATCTCGGAGAATGTCGACCTTAAGACTGGTCTTGCGGTACTCCAACGTGACAACAAGGTTTTGCGGAGGCGGGTCAAAGAATTGGAGAAGCAAGTCCGAGATGAGGGAGAGCGTCCAAGCACAGCGCACAGTGGTGCATCATCGACAGACCAAACGGCCCGAATGGGAGATGAAGAGCgagaggaagagctcatCTTTTTGCGGGAGCGGGTTGAGGAGTATGCCACTGAGATTGAGCGCCTACGGTCCGAAAGTTTAACCAAGGAGAATGAGCGACGAAAGTTTGCGGATATCGTCAGATCTCTTGGCGAGCGAAATAGCGGAAATATggagcgagaagaagaggccgatgTGTGGAAGGACCTTCTGGAGCAAGAGACTGCGCGCAGAGAACAAGCCGATGACGAGAATAAGAGACTACGGGAGGAGGTGTTCAAGCTAAAGCAAGACATGTCTAGCCTGACTAGCGGGGGAGGCTTGCACCACACGACAAACATTTACAACATCACAAAGAAACATCGCGACGGCAATGTATCGCCAGGTCGACCTGTCTCTGGCCTCTCAGGCGATATGGAGGGTTCAAATGGCAATTTCAGTGCAGCGACCACACTCGTTGATGAACTACGTCGCGAGAGTGAGCAGCTGCGTCATGAGAATGCCGAATTAAGACGCGAGGTTGGTGCGCAGACATCCATGCTGACTTCGAGGAACCGCGAAAAGGAGCGCCTCTACCaggagattgaggatctcaagatggCTCAGCGACGAGGTCGGCCTGCCCCATCAACAATTGACAGTCTTCTCGAGCGATCGGCTTCACAGGTTGGTGGTATGGAGAGGCCACAATCGCGGGGTAGCATGAAGACACGGACGcagattgaggaggaagccGACCgtgaagaactcgagaacaagatgaaCGAGATGCGCGACAAACTCAGCGAGGTCAAGCTGCAGAATCAAGAGTTGCAGCGCGAGCTTGAGATTTGCatggaggactttgaggctgCTATCGGCGACAAGCGacaggctgaagaagcagcgatGACTCTGCAGGAGGACCTCAACAATGCGATGAATGATCTTGTTGCTCTGCAATCCGAACGTGACGAAGCTCTTCGTGAGCAGAACGAGATGGAGAGTGAATTTGAAGCGCTACGGAAGGAGGCTCAAGAGGAGATTGACGCGTTGGAATCTGAGGCCGATCAGCAAGCCGAGGAGATGCAACGAGTACAAGCAGATCTACAGGACCGCTCAGAAAACTTTGACGCTTTGCAGGAAGAGATGCGCAAGATGAGCGAAGCCTTGATACGACTTGAAGACGACCAGGAGAACAAATTGCGACGCATCCAACAGCTCGAGCAGGAACTGGACTCGTCGAacaaggaacttgaagagCTAGAGCAGAAGCTCATGGAGGCGAATGACAAGAACCAGCGACTTTCTGTACAGCAAGAGTCGTCACAAGGAGAGATTGCATTCCTaagagaagagcaagagacCGACAAGATACGCATCGGCGATCTCGAAGCTGCGATGGCCAATGCCGAACAAAGCATCCgcgaagaaaaggaacgAGTCAAGGAACTGGAGAACCGTCTCCAACAAGAGAGACACCAGCGAGAAATTGTGGCGGaccaggagaaggaggaggttcaGCAGTTTGTCAACGAGCTCAACCGGGAAGCGTCAGcggccaaggatgaggctcGTCGTCTGCGTAAGAACTTGACGTCGAGGGAGGTTGAGGCGACGGAGTGGAAGGAGAGGTTGATGGAGCTTGAGAATAATCTTCGTGAAGCTCTCGGTGACCTCAACGGTACCCGCTCTTCGCTCCTCAAG TCTATCGCCAAGTTACAGCGGGAGCTTGAGAATACGATCCGCGATCTGGATGCCAGCAAGGCGGCGCTGGTGGAGAAGGATCGTATCATCAAAATGCGCGATTCACTACTTGAGTCTCATGCGCTTGAGAGTCGCAAACTTGCAGAGTTACTCGACAAGGAGCGCATTGCCCACCGCAACACAAAATCGCAGTACGACACGTTCCAGAAGTCTCATCAGCACCTTACCCGTACTGCAAGCAGTCAGGATGTTCGCATCGCTGAGCTCGAGACGAACAAGAGTCAGGATCGCAGGAGGATCGCACAGCTTGAGCAGTCGATGCGCGATCAGCTACAAGAGCGCAATGAACTACTCCTCCAGCTTTGGCACAAGCTCAGTAAATTGTGCGGAAGGGAATGGGTCCACGGCAACTCCCTCATCGACCGCCAAGTCCTCCCCTCAATCGAAGTCATCGCCAACCGCCTCCCCagcttcaccaagaacctcatGGCCGCCGTCAAAGCCATCGAGAACATGATTGGCTCCTTCGAGGTGCGCATCAAATCCGTCGAGCGCGACCTCCACAGGGAGTATCAGACCCTTGAGTCCAACCTCGAAGTGCGCACCAAGAAACTGGACCGTCTCGAAACCATGGTTAGAAACTCGGTCGCTTCAGGATCTCTAAGCCACGACGCACGGTACTCCCGCCTCGAAGAAGCATACCGCCAGCTCAAAGTCGAAAACGCCACGCTCCGGACCGCAAACGACGTACGCGCGAGGGCTTCATACTCTAGCACCGAATTAGTTCCTCACTCACCTTCACCATCCGTCCCCCGCGGCCCTAACGACCAACGCACAAGCCGTTCTAAATCCCGCTCAACCATTACGCGCGCACACACCACCACCGCACTACCAGGTTCTTCAGCAGGTGGTCTAGGACTCCGCGACATGGCTGCGCTAAGCGAGGAGAACAACGGCGCAGCGAACGATAACAGGTGGTTGTTTAGACTGCGGGACATGGAGTAtaagctcaagatggagcgGGAGGGACGGAACCAGGATAGACATGCTGCGAGGCAGAGGCTGGGggggttggagatggagaatagggacttgaaggagaggatgaagagggcGCTGGGGGACCTGGATTAA